From one Bacteroides eggerthii genomic stretch:
- the ftcD gene encoding glutamate formimidoyltransferase gives MNRIVECVPNFSEGRDLQKIDRIVAPFRGRQGVKLLDYSNDEDHNRLVVTVVGEPEPLRDAVLEAIGVAVELIDLNKHQGQHPRMGAVDVVPFIPIKNVTMEEAVALSKEVGGEVAKRYNLPVFLYEKSASAPHRENLAAVRKGEFEGMAEKIKLPEWQPDFGPAERHPTAGTVAVGARMPLVAYNINLNTPSLEIAHDIAKKIRFIGGGLRYCKAMGVELKDRGITQVSINMTDYTRTALYRAFELVRIEARRYGVSIVGSEIIGLVPMEALIDTASYYLGLENFSMQQVLEARIME, from the coding sequence ATGAACCGAATCGTAGAATGTGTCCCCAATTTCAGTGAGGGACGCGACTTGCAGAAAATAGACCGGATTGTAGCCCCGTTTCGTGGCAGGCAGGGTGTCAAGTTGTTGGATTACAGTAACGATGAAGACCACAACCGCCTCGTCGTCACCGTAGTGGGCGAGCCCGAACCGCTGCGCGATGCTGTGCTTGAGGCCATCGGCGTGGCAGTGGAGCTCATCGACCTGAACAAGCATCAGGGACAGCATCCCCGTATGGGTGCGGTGGACGTTGTGCCCTTCATTCCTATTAAGAATGTAACGATGGAAGAAGCCGTTGCGCTCTCCAAGGAAGTGGGCGGGGAAGTGGCGAAACGTTATAACCTGCCTGTGTTCCTTTACGAGAAATCCGCATCAGCCCCTCACCGGGAAAACCTTGCGGCTGTCCGGAAAGGTGAGTTCGAGGGTATGGCGGAGAAAATAAAACTCCCCGAATGGCAGCCCGACTTCGGCCCCGCCGAGCGGCATCCCACTGCGGGAACGGTGGCGGTTGGCGCGCGTATGCCGCTGGTGGCCTATAACATCAACCTGAATACGCCGAGTCTGGAGATTGCGCACGATATTGCCAAGAAGATACGCTTCATCGGCGGCGGCCTGCGCTATTGCAAGGCCATGGGAGTGGAGTTGAAAGATCGGGGAATCACGCAGGTGTCTATCAATATGACCGACTATACCCGTACCGCCCTTTATCGCGCCTTCGAACTGGTACGCATCGAAGCGCGGCGCTACGGTGTCAGCATCGTGGGCAGTGAGATTATCGGCCTTGTGCCCATGGAAGCGCTGATTGATACGGCTTCCTATTACCTCGGACTGGAGAACTTCTCGATGCAGCAGGTGCTCGAAGCCCGGATAATGGAGTGA
- the rpsM gene encoding 30S ribosomal protein S13, with protein MAIRIVGVDLPQNKRGEVALTYVYGIGRSSSAKILDKAGVDRDLKVKDWTDDQAAKIREIIGAEYKVEGDLRSEVQLNIKRLMDIGCYRGVRHRIGLPVRGQSTKNNARTRKGRKKTVANKKKATK; from the coding sequence ATGGCTATAAGAATAGTTGGTGTCGATTTGCCTCAAAACAAGAGAGGTGAAGTTGCGTTGACCTATGTATATGGAATAGGTCGTAGTAGTTCAGCAAAGATTTTGGATAAAGCAGGTGTTGACAGAGACCTGAAAGTAAAAGACTGGACGGATGATCAGGCTGCCAAGATTCGTGAGATCATTGGTGCAGAGTATAAAGTAGAAGGTGATCTTCGCTCTGAAGTTCAATTGAACATCAAGCGTTTAATGGATATCGGTTGCTACCGTGGTGTACGTCACCGTATCGGTCTCCCTGTTAGAGGCCAGAGTACAAAGAACAACGCTCGTACTCGTAAGGGAAGAAAGAAAACCGTTGCTAATAAGAAAAAAGCTACTAAATAA
- a CDS encoding DNA-directed RNA polymerase subunit alpha, whose translation MAILAFQKPDKVLMLEADSKFGKFEFRPLEPGFGITVGNALRRILLSSLEGFAITTIKIDGVEHEFSSVPGVKEDVTNIILNLKQVRFKQVVEEFESEKVSITIENSSEFKAGDIGKYLTGFEVLNPELVICHLDSKSTMQIDITINKGRGYVPADENREYCTDVNVIPIDSIYTPIRNVKYQVENFRVEQKTDYEKLVLEITTDGSIHPKEALKEAAKILIYHFMLFSDEKITLETNDVDGNEEFDEEVLHMRQLLKTKLVDMDLSVRALNCLKAADVETLGDLVQFNKTDLLKFRNFGKKSLTELDDLLESLNLSFGTDISKYKLDKE comes from the coding sequence ATGGCGATATTAGCATTTCAAAAACCTGATAAAGTATTAATGTTGGAAGCGGACTCTAAATTCGGGAAATTCGAATTTCGTCCGTTGGAGCCTGGTTTCGGTATTACCGTAGGTAATGCACTGCGCCGCATCCTGCTTTCTTCATTGGAAGGTTTTGCCATCACTACTATCAAAATAGACGGTGTTGAGCATGAATTCTCCAGTGTTCCAGGAGTAAAAGAGGATGTTACTAACATTATCTTGAATCTGAAACAAGTGAGATTCAAGCAAGTAGTTGAAGAATTCGAGAGCGAGAAAGTAAGTATTACAATCGAGAATTCAAGTGAATTTAAAGCAGGTGACATAGGTAAGTATTTGACTGGATTTGAAGTGTTAAATCCTGAATTAGTTATTTGTCATTTAGATTCAAAATCAACTATGCAGATAGATATTACGATCAACAAAGGTCGTGGTTATGTTCCTGCTGACGAAAACCGCGAATATTGCACCGACGTGAACGTAATTCCTATCGATTCTATTTATACTCCGATACGTAATGTTAAGTATCAGGTAGAGAACTTCCGTGTTGAGCAGAAGACTGACTACGAAAAGCTGGTGCTTGAGATTACTACGGATGGTTCCATTCACCCGAAAGAAGCTCTGAAAGAAGCTGCTAAAATTCTGATTTATCACTTCATGCTCTTCTCTGATGAGAAGATTACGCTGGAAACTAATGATGTTGACGGTAATGAAGAGTTTGATGAGGAAGTATTGCACATGCGTCAGTTGCTGAAGACCAAGCTTGTTGATATGGATCTCTCGGTTCGTGCTCTCAACTGTTTGAAGGCTGCGGATGTAGAGACTTTGGGCGACTTGGTACAATTCAACAAGACCGATCTGCTGAAATTCAGAAATTTCGGAAAGAAATCGCTTACCGAGCTTGATGATTTGCTGGAAAGTCTGAATCTGTCGTTTGGAACTGATATTTCTAAATATAAATTAGATAAAGAATAA
- the map gene encoding type I methionyl aminopeptidase: MIFLKTDDEIELLRKSNLLVGKTLAEIAKVIKPGVTTKELDKVAEEFIRDNGAVPTFKGFPNQYGEPFPASICTSVNEQVVHGIPSDDVVLKEGDVVSVDCGTYMNGFCGDSAYTFCVGEVDEEVRKLLKVTKEALYIGIQNAVQGKRLGDIGYAIQQHCESNSYGVVREFVGHGIGKEMHEDPQVPNYGKRGYGTMLKKGLCIAIEPMITLGNRQIVMERDGWTVRTKDCKYAAHFEHTIAVGSGEADILSSFKFIEEVLGDKAI, encoded by the coding sequence ATGATATTTCTTAAAACTGACGATGAAATAGAGCTGCTCCGTAAGAGTAATTTGCTTGTGGGGAAAACGTTGGCTGAGATAGCTAAGGTTATAAAGCCCGGAGTTACTACAAAGGAGTTGGATAAAGTGGCGGAAGAGTTCATTAGAGATAATGGTGCTGTCCCTACTTTTAAAGGTTTTCCCAATCAATATGGTGAACCGTTTCCAGCTTCAATTTGTACTTCTGTGAATGAACAGGTTGTACATGGTATTCCGAGTGATGATGTGGTACTGAAAGAAGGGGATGTTGTTTCTGTTGATTGTGGTACTTACATGAACGGCTTTTGCGGTGACTCTGCTTATACGTTTTGTGTGGGAGAAGTTGATGAAGAAGTTCGCAAATTACTGAAAGTTACTAAGGAGGCATTATATATAGGAATACAGAATGCAGTTCAAGGCAAGCGGTTGGGTGATATAGGATATGCTATACAACAACATTGTGAGTCTAATTCTTATGGTGTAGTGCGCGAGTTTGTCGGTCATGGAATCGGTAAGGAAATGCACGAAGATCCTCAAGTTCCTAATTACGGTAAACGTGGTTATGGAACTATGCTGAAAAAAGGATTGTGCATTGCAATCGAACCGATGATTACCTTGGGTAATCGGCAAATTGTAATGGAACGTGACGGTTGGACAGTGAGAACCAAGGACTGCAAATATGCTGCTCATTTTGAACATACCATAGCAGTTGGAAGCGGTGAGGCTGATATATTGTCATCATTCAAATTCATTGAAGAAGTATTAGGAGATAAAGCAATTTAA
- the ykgO gene encoding type B 50S ribosomal protein L36 produces MKVRASLKKRTPECKIVRRNGRLYVINKKNPKYKQRQG; encoded by the coding sequence ATGAAAGTAAGAGCATCCTTAAAGAAACGTACGCCAGAGTGTAAGATCGTTAGACGTAATGGCCGTTTGTATGTTATTAACAAGAAAAATCCTAAGTATAAACAACGTCAAGGATAA
- the hutI gene encoding imidazolonepropionase, which yields MTENLIIFNARVVTPIGFSARCGREMEEICIMDDATVEVTGGVITYVGPNRGEDRDGYYQRYWHYNARGKCLLPGFVDSHTHFVFGGERAEEFSWRLKGESYMSIMERGGGIVSTVAATRNSNFIQLRGKAEGFLKQMSVMGVTTVEGKSGYGLDKETELLQLRVMRSLNNDEHKRVDIVSTFLGAHAVPQEYVGRTDDYVDFIIREVMPAVVQNRLAEFCDVFCEQGVFSIGQSRRLLTAARDMGLALKLHADEIVPLGGAGLAAELSAVSADHLLHASDADIHAMADKGVVATLLPLTAFALKEPYARGREMIDAGCAVALATDLNPGSCFSGSIPLTIALACIYMKMSVEESITALTLNGAAALNRAGSIGSIEVGKKGDFVVLNTDNYHFLPYYVGMNCVHATVKEGVLHPVL from the coding sequence ATGACGGAGAATCTTATCATCTTCAACGCTCGTGTCGTCACTCCCATCGGCTTTTCCGCCCGTTGTGGCAGGGAAATGGAAGAGATCTGCATCATGGATGACGCTACGGTGGAAGTCACCGGCGGCGTCATCACCTACGTAGGCCCTAATCGTGGCGAGGACCGCGACGGATACTATCAGCGCTACTGGCACTACAACGCCCGGGGCAAATGCCTTCTGCCCGGCTTTGTGGACTCGCATACGCACTTCGTTTTTGGCGGAGAGCGTGCCGAGGAGTTCTCATGGCGCTTGAAGGGCGAAAGCTACATGTCCATTATGGAGCGCGGAGGAGGCATTGTCAGCACAGTGGCTGCCACCCGCAACAGCAACTTCATCCAGTTGCGCGGCAAGGCGGAGGGCTTCTTGAAGCAGATGAGCGTCATGGGAGTGACCACCGTCGAGGGAAAAAGCGGTTACGGCTTGGACAAGGAGACCGAGCTGCTGCAACTCCGCGTCATGCGCAGCCTGAACAATGACGAGCACAAGCGGGTGGACATCGTTTCCACTTTTCTTGGCGCACATGCAGTGCCGCAGGAGTATGTCGGGCGTACGGACGATTATGTGGATTTCATCATTCGCGAAGTGATGCCCGCCGTCGTTCAGAACCGGTTGGCAGAGTTTTGCGATGTCTTTTGCGAGCAGGGCGTGTTCTCCATCGGGCAGTCCCGCCGCCTGCTGACTGCCGCTCGTGATATGGGATTGGCGCTGAAGCTCCATGCCGATGAAATAGTGCCGCTGGGCGGTGCGGGACTGGCTGCGGAACTTTCCGCCGTATCCGCCGACCACCTGCTGCATGCTTCCGATGCCGACATCCATGCCATGGCGGACAAAGGCGTGGTTGCCACCTTGCTCCCTCTTACCGCCTTTGCCCTGAAAGAACCTTATGCCCGCGGGCGTGAGATGATTGACGCCGGCTGTGCCGTAGCACTGGCCACCGACCTTAATCCCGGCAGTTGCTTCTCCGGTTCCATCCCGCTCACTATCGCACTGGCTTGCATCTATATGAAGATGAGTGTCGAGGAGAGCATTACCGCCCTTACCCTGAACGGCGCCGCCGCCTTGAATCGTGCCGGCAGCATCGGCAGCAT
- the infA gene encoding translation initiation factor IF-1, with protein MAKQSAIEQDGVIVEALSNAMFRVELENGHEITAHISGKMRMHYIKILPGDKVRVEMSPYDLSKGRIVFRYK; from the coding sequence ATGGCAAAGCAATCTGCAATAGAACAAGATGGAGTTATAGTTGAAGCATTGTCTAATGCAATGTTTCGTGTTGAATTAGAAAACGGACATGAGATTACTGCACATATTTCCGGTAAGATGAGGATGCATTACATCAAAATCCTGCCGGGTGATAAAGTAAGAGTCGAAATGTCTCCTTACGATTTATCGAAAGGAAGAATTGTATTTAGATATAAATAA
- the rpsD gene encoding 30S ribosomal protein S4 — translation MARYTGPKSRIARKFGEGIFGADKVLSKKNYPPGQHGNSRKRKTSEYGVQLREKQKAKYTYGVLEKQFRNLFEKAATAKGITGEVLLQLLEGRLDNVVFRLGIAPTRAAARQLVSHKHITVDGEVVNIPSYAVKPGQVIGVRERSKSLEVIANSLAGFNHSKYPWLEWDDNAKVGKLLHIPERADIPENIKEHLIVELYSK, via the coding sequence ATGGCTAGATATACTGGACCAAAATCAAGAATAGCCCGTAAATTCGGTGAAGGTATCTTTGGAGCAGATAAAGTATTGTCAAAGAAAAACTATCCTCCCGGACAGCATGGTAATTCAAGAAAGAGAAAGACTTCTGAATATGGTGTTCAACTTCGTGAGAAACAGAAAGCCAAATACACCTATGGAGTTTTGGAAAAACAATTCCGCAACCTGTTTGAGAAGGCAGCTACCGCTAAAGGTATTACCGGTGAGGTGCTTCTTCAATTATTGGAAGGTCGTCTTGACAATGTAGTATTCCGTTTGGGTATTGCTCCGACTCGTGCAGCTGCTCGTCAGTTGGTTAGTCACAAGCATATCACTGTAGATGGTGAAGTGGTAAACATTCCTTCATATGCAGTAAAACCGGGTCAGGTTATTGGCGTTCGTGAAAGATCTAAATCTTTGGAAGTTATCGCTAACTCATTGGCTGGCTTTAATCACAGCAAGTATCCTTGGTTGGAATGGGATGACAATGCTAAAGTAGGTAAGTTGTTGCACATACCTGAAAGAGCAGACATTCCTGAAAACATTAAAGAGCATTTGATTGTAGAATTGTATTCTAAATAA
- a CDS encoding urocanate hydratase, with protein sequence MEITLSKTLPPYPAFVEGIRRAPDRGYTLDPAQTATALKNALRYIPKELHETLAPEFMEELRTRGRIYGYRYRPQGDLKAKPIDEYKGRCIEGKAFQVMIDNNLCFDIALYPYELVTYGETGQVCQNWMQYRLIKQYLEVLTCDQTLVIESGHPLGLFKSKPEAPRVIITNAIMVGLYDNQQDWHTAMQMGVANYGQMTAGGWMYIGPQGIVHGTFNTLLNAGRLKLGIPQDGDLRGRLFVSSGLGGMSGAQPKAAEMSGAAAIIAEVDASRIDTRHRQGWVGHVTDSLPHAFSLAKEAMDSRTPISIAYHGNVVDLLEYAAKEQVHIDLLSDQTSCHAAYDGGYCPAGLTFEERTRMLHENPAEFRRKVDATLKRHFLAIKELVGRGTYFFDYGNSFMKAVYDAGVTEIARNGSDKNGFIFPSYVEDIMGPELFDYGYGPFRWVCLSGRHEDLVKTDRAAMECIDPTRRGQDLDNYNWIRDAEKNNLVVGTQARILYQDAEGRMKIALRFNEMVRRGEVGPIMLGRDHHDVSGTDSPFRETSNIKDGSNVMADMAVQCFAGNCARGMSLVALHNGGGVGIGKAINGGFGMVCDGSERVDEILRSAMLWDVMGGVARRSWARNEHAMETSEEFNRTHSDGYHITIPYVADEELIDRYIKQ encoded by the coding sequence ATGGAGATTACCTTAAGCAAAACACTGCCCCCTTATCCCGCCTTCGTAGAAGGCATCCGGCGGGCTCCCGACCGCGGCTACACCCTCGACCCGGCACAAACGGCTACGGCATTGAAGAATGCCCTGCGCTACATCCCTAAAGAACTGCACGAAACGCTTGCACCGGAGTTCATGGAAGAACTCCGCACGCGCGGACGCATCTACGGTTACCGTTACCGTCCGCAAGGCGACCTCAAGGCAAAGCCCATTGACGAATACAAAGGACGCTGCATCGAGGGCAAGGCCTTTCAGGTGATGATAGACAATAACCTCTGTTTCGACATCGCCCTCTATCCCTACGAACTCGTCACCTATGGCGAAACGGGACAGGTGTGCCAAAACTGGATGCAATACCGCCTGATAAAACAATACCTCGAAGTCCTCACCTGCGACCAGACGCTCGTCATCGAAAGCGGGCATCCGCTGGGGCTCTTCAAGTCGAAGCCCGAAGCGCCGCGCGTCATCATTACGAACGCCATCATGGTGGGGCTTTATGACAACCAGCAGGACTGGCACACAGCCATGCAGATGGGCGTTGCCAATTACGGGCAGATGACTGCCGGCGGGTGGATGTACATCGGTCCGCAGGGCATCGTGCATGGCACTTTCAATACCCTCCTGAACGCCGGGCGATTGAAACTCGGCATTCCGCAAGACGGCGACTTGCGCGGACGGCTTTTTGTATCCTCCGGTCTGGGCGGCATGAGTGGCGCCCAACCCAAAGCTGCCGAAATGTCGGGAGCTGCCGCTATCATAGCCGAAGTGGACGCTTCACGTATCGACACCCGTCATCGTCAGGGATGGGTGGGGCACGTGACGGATTCGCTGCCGCATGCCTTCTCACTGGCCAAAGAGGCCATGGACAGTCGCACCCCCATTTCCATTGCCTATCATGGCAATGTGGTGGATCTCTTGGAATATGCCGCAAAAGAACAGGTACACATAGATCTGCTATCCGACCAGACATCCTGCCATGCCGCCTACGACGGCGGCTACTGTCCCGCAGGGCTGACCTTTGAGGAGCGCACCCGGATGCTGCACGAGAACCCGGCGGAATTCCGCCGTAAGGTGGATGCTACGCTGAAACGCCATTTCCTTGCCATAAAAGAGCTCGTGGGGCGGGGCACGTACTTCTTCGATTACGGCAACTCCTTTATGAAAGCCGTCTACGATGCCGGCGTCACCGAAATAGCGCGCAACGGCAGTGATAAGAACGGGTTCATCTTCCCCAGCTATGTGGAGGACATCATGGGGCCCGAACTCTTTGATTACGGTTACGGACCTTTCCGCTGGGTATGTCTCAGTGGCAGGCACGAAGACCTGGTGAAGACCGACCGGGCGGCCATGGAGTGTATCGATCCCACGCGCCGCGGACAGGACTTGGATAATTACAATTGGATTCGCGATGCCGAAAAGAATAATCTGGTGGTGGGCACGCAGGCGCGTATCCTCTATCAGGATGCCGAAGGACGCATGAAGATTGCACTCCGCTTCAACGAGATGGTGCGCCGGGGCGAGGTAGGCCCGATTATGCTGGGACGCGACCACCACGATGTCAGCGGTACGGATTCCCCTTTCCGCGAGACATCCAACATCAAGGACGGCAGCAACGTAATGGCGGACATGGCTGTGCAATGCTTTGCCGGTAACTGTGCGCGGGGCATGAGCCTTGTGGCGCTGCACAATGGCGGCGGAGTGGGCATAGGCAAAGCCATCAACGGCGGCTTCGGCATGGTGTGCGACGGCTCCGAAAGGGTGGACGAAATTCTGCGTTCCGCCATGCTTTGGGATGTTATGGGCGGCGTGGCACGCCGTTCGTGGGCACGCAACGAGCATGCAATGGAAACCAGCGAGGAGTTCAACCGCACCCATTCGGATGGCTACCACATCACGATTCCTTACGTGGCGGATGAAGAACTGATTGATAGATATATAAAACAATAA
- the rplQ gene encoding 50S ribosomal protein L17 yields the protein MRHNKKFNHLGRTASHRNAMLANMACSLIKHKRITTTVAKAKALKKFVEPLITRAKDDTTNSRRVVFSNLQDKYAVTELFKEISVKIADRPGGYTRIIKTGNRLGDNAEMCFIELVDYNENMAKEKVAKKATRTRRSKKTAAEAAPAAETAPVAEAPAAEEAKAE from the coding sequence ATGAGACATAATAAAAAATTCAACCATTTGGGTCGTACTGCCTCTCATAGAAACGCTATGTTGGCTAATATGGCGTGTTCTTTGATCAAGCACAAAAGAATCACTACGACCGTTGCAAAGGCTAAAGCTTTGAAGAAGTTCGTTGAGCCTTTGATTACAAGAGCTAAGGATGATACGACAAACTCTCGTCGTGTTGTATTTAGCAATTTGCAAGACAAGTATGCTGTAACTGAGTTGTTCAAAGAAATCTCTGTGAAGATTGCTGATCGTCCGGGTGGTTACACTCGCATCATCAAGACTGGTAACCGTTTGGGTGACAATGCAGAAATGTGCTTCATTGAACTCGTTGACTACAACGAAAACATGGCTAAGGAAAAAGTTGCTAAGAAAGCTACCCGTACCCGCCGTTCAAAGAAGACTGCTGCTGAAGCTGCTCCCGCTGCTGAAACTGCGCCGGTTGCTGAAGCTCCTGCTGCTGAAGAAGCAAAAGCAGAATAA
- the rpsK gene encoding 30S ribosomal protein S11, with protein MAKKTVAAKKRNVKVDANGQLHVHSSFNNIIVSLANSEGQIISWSSAGKMGFRGSKKNTPYAAQMAAQDCAKIAYDLGLRKVKAYVKGPGNGRESAIRTIHGAGIEVTEIIDVTPLPHNGCRPPKRRRV; from the coding sequence ATGGCAAAAAAAACAGTTGCAGCAAAAAAGAGAAATGTAAAGGTAGATGCTAATGGACAGTTGCATGTTCATTCATCTTTCAACAACATTATTGTTTCTCTGGCTAATAGTGAAGGTCAGATTATTTCTTGGTCTTCTGCCGGAAAGATGGGATTTAGAGGTTCTAAGAAGAACACTCCTTATGCAGCACAAATGGCTGCTCAAGACTGTGCTAAGATAGCATATGATCTTGGCTTGAGAAAGGTAAAAGCATATGTGAAGGGTCCAGGTAACGGACGTGAGTCTGCTATTAGAACTATCCACGGTGCAGGTATCGAAGTTACTGAGATCATTGACGTAACTCCGCTTCCACATAATGGTTGTCGTCCTCCGAAAAGACGTAGAGTTTAA
- a CDS encoding MutS family DNA mismatch repair protein, producing MESIEKIKSTYSRIAEEAQQESNKIQQAIYHTGSLRLLLFVAGIAGIIYFREESWTILAGIALVTLLPFILLIKYHNNLFRRKDYQEKRAEVNRQELAALDYDTSCFDAGEEFVDPAHLYAYDLDVFGTHSLFQYVNRTCTEPGKRLLANWLGQHLEKKEDILERQAAVRELAPELQFRQHFRILGMLHKGTAADETELKAWAASPGVFRKNKFLRLLPATVTGINGICLLLMLTGYLPASMWGVIWTLFVTAGFAFTGKITKIQAVYGKKLQILGTYAGLLKLMEAQPMQCNLLKRIKEEIGGEQRKASLAISRLSKLMNELDQRNNVFMYVILNGLFFWELRQIMRIETWKEQYSRELPHWLSALGQMDALNSLATFAYNHPDYSYPTLLDKADMIAAKVNISSNTKKADTENTGNNTRFMLRAKALGHPLMHRDRCVRNDIDMEKRPFFIIITGANMAGKSTYLRTIGINYLLACTGMPVCAEEMEAYPARLITSLRTSDSLTDNESYFFAELKRLKLIIDKLQSGEELFIILDEILKGTNSMDKQKGSFALIKQFMALQANGIIATHDLLLGTLIDLFPENICNYRFEADITDNELTFSYRLRPGVAQNMNACFLMKKMGIAVTD from the coding sequence ATGGAAAGCATTGAAAAAATAAAATCAACATACAGCCGCATTGCGGAGGAAGCACAACAAGAGTCGAACAAAATACAGCAAGCAATTTACCATACCGGCTCCTTACGGTTGCTGCTGTTCGTGGCAGGAATCGCAGGGATTATCTACTTCCGGGAGGAAAGTTGGACGATACTGGCAGGAATCGCACTCGTCACCCTGCTGCCGTTCATCCTTCTGATAAAGTACCACAACAACCTGTTTCGCCGCAAAGACTATCAGGAAAAGAGAGCAGAGGTGAACCGGCAGGAGTTGGCCGCGCTGGATTACGATACGTCCTGCTTCGATGCCGGCGAGGAGTTTGTCGACCCCGCCCACCTGTATGCCTACGATCTGGACGTATTCGGCACACATTCATTGTTCCAGTACGTCAACCGCACCTGCACCGAACCGGGAAAACGCCTGTTGGCAAACTGGCTGGGACAGCATCTCGAAAAGAAAGAGGATATACTGGAACGACAGGCAGCCGTACGCGAACTGGCTCCCGAACTGCAATTCCGCCAGCACTTCCGCATCCTCGGCATGCTGCACAAAGGCACAGCAGCCGACGAAACCGAACTGAAAGCATGGGCGGCAAGCCCCGGCGTATTCCGCAAGAATAAGTTCTTACGACTTCTGCCGGCAACCGTCACCGGCATCAACGGCATCTGTCTGCTCCTTATGCTTACCGGTTATCTGCCCGCAAGCATGTGGGGAGTGATCTGGACGCTCTTTGTCACCGCCGGATTCGCCTTTACCGGAAAGATCACCAAAATACAGGCTGTGTACGGCAAGAAGCTACAAATCCTCGGTACGTATGCCGGACTGCTCAAACTGATGGAAGCCCAACCCATGCAATGCAACCTGCTGAAACGCATCAAAGAAGAAATTGGCGGCGAACAACGGAAAGCCTCCCTCGCCATCAGCCGGCTGAGCAAACTGATGAACGAGCTGGACCAACGCAACAACGTATTCATGTACGTCATTCTCAACGGTCTGTTTTTCTGGGAACTGCGACAGATAATGCGCATCGAAACCTGGAAAGAGCAATATTCCCGCGAACTGCCGCATTGGCTCAGCGCCCTCGGACAGATGGATGCCCTCAACTCACTGGCAACCTTCGCCTATAATCATCCGGACTATTCTTATCCCACCCTGCTCGACAAGGCCGATATGATTGCCGCCAAAGTCAACATCTCTTCCAATACGAAGAAAGCTGATACGGAAAACACCGGCAACAACACCCGTTTCATGCTTCGCGCAAAAGCCCTGGGACATCCCCTGATGCACCGCGACCGCTGTGTCCGCAACGACATCGACATGGAGAAACGCCCTTTCTTCATCATCATCACCGGCGCCAACATGGCAGGAAAGAGCACCTATCTGCGCACGATAGGCATCAACTACCTGCTTGCCTGCACCGGCATGCCCGTCTGCGCGGAAGAGATGGAGGCGTATCCCGCCCGTCTCATCACCAGCCTGCGCACCAGCGACTCCCTGACCGACAACGAGTCCTACTTCTTTGCCGAACTCAAACGCCTGAAACTCATCATCGACAAGCTGCAATCGGGCGAGGAACTCTTCATCATCCTCGACGAAATACTGAAAGGAACAAACTCAATGGATAAGCAGAAAGGGTCTTTCGCACTCATCAAGCAGTTCATGGCCTTACAGGCAAACGGCATCATCGCCACGCACGACTTATTGCTGGGCACCCTCATCGACCTCTTCCCCGAAAATATCTGCAACTACCGCTTCGAAGCTGATATCACCGACAACGAGCTGACATTCTCTTACCGCCTCCGCCCTGGCGTAGCGCAGAACATGAATGCGTGCTTCCTTATGAAAAAAATGGGGATTGCCGTCACCGACTAA